A single region of the Glycine max cultivar Williams 82 chromosome 20, Glycine_max_v4.0, whole genome shotgun sequence genome encodes:
- the LOC102668982 gene encoding LOW QUALITY PROTEIN: nuclear pore complex protein NUP98A (The sequence of the model RefSeq protein was modified relative to this genomic sequence to represent the inferred CDS: deleted 2 bases in 1 codon), which yields MATTEADSCTSGSKLESISAMPIYKDKSHEQLRWEDYQLGDKGGHLSIQSTGLTGFSLYQSAANPFSTTTPNSNLFVPKSSPLSSGFGTSAAPAFSLPAFGSSTSAAEPSIFGSTPCPFGANSSSTPSFGQSLSLFNTAPAQATSSPFGRNIFGNTQSSPLFSSAAPTATTAQTGSAFGQFTCPFGQTTPSFSQSSLFNSPSWLVVSIFSSIAALVALQAYLVRITLDS from the exons ATGGCAACTACTGAAGCAGATAGTTGTACCTCTGGATCAAAATTGGAGTCCATATCTGCGATGCCTATTTACAAAGACAAAAGTCATGAGCAACTAAGATGGGAGGACTATCAATTGGGAgataaag gtGGGCATCTCTCTATTCAGTCAACTGGTTTGACAGGCTTCAGTTTATACCAATCAGCAGCCAATCCTTTCTCTACCACAACACCTAATTCTAACCTTTTTGTGCCAAAGAGTTCACCTTTGTCTTCTGGATTTGGAACTTCAGCTGCTCCTGCTTTCAGTTTACCAGCTTTTGGTTCTTCAACATCTGCAGCAGAACCATCTATTTTTGGCTCAACCCCATGTCCATTTGGAGCTAACTCTTCTTCAACACCCAGCTTTGGGCAATCTTTGTCCCTGTTTAATACTGCTCCTGCTCAGGCTACATCTTCACCATTTGGCAGAAACATTTTTGGCAACACACAGTCATCCCCATTATTTAGTTCTGCAGCCCCTACA GCTACAACCGCACAGACTGGTTCTGCTTTTGGACAGTTTACCTGCCCTTTTGGGCAGACTACACCTTCTTTTAGTCAATCAAGCTTGTTCAATTCACCTTCCTGGCTTGTTGTAAGTATTTTCTCATCAATTGCAGCTTTGGTGGCACTCCAGGCATATTTGGTCAGAATAACTTTGGACTCAT AG
- the LOC113000735 gene encoding nuclear pore complex protein NUP98A-like, translating into MFKTNFYRNLKKKKTHGIGNPTQFAAVTGREKRSGFVPASAIHHFLFPISLQACFLKYCGLWVFGQSSSGFGQNNSSINPFALKPFGITTPFGSPIGFGGSSTGVAQPSSPFASNTAFGFSSSPAFSSSVPSFWSSSTPDLGSSSSSFSGSSVFGQQPLLEVLNLLLLKQYHLVPPSHHN; encoded by the exons ATGTTTAAGACTAACTTTTATAGAaatttaaagaagaagaaaacgcACGGCATCGGTAACCCG ACACAGTTTGCTGCTGTTACTGGAAGAGAAAAACGCAGTGGCTTCGTTCCTGCCTCAGCCATTCATCACTTTCTCTTCCCAATTTCACT CCAAGCATGTTTCTTGAAGTACTGTGGTCTTTGGG TTTTTGGGCAGTCATCATCAGGTTTTGGGCAGAACAATTCAAGTATCAATCCTTTTGCTCTTAAGCCATTTGGTATTACAACTCCATTTGGTTCGCCAATTGGTTTTGGAGGTTCTTCCACTGGGGTAGCTCAACCATCTTCTCCATTCGCTTCCAATACAGCTTTCGGTTTTTCATCGTCACCAGCTTTCAGTAGTTCAGTTCCCTCTTTTTGGTCATCTTCAACTCCTGATCTTGGTAGTTCATCGTCATCCTTTAGTG GATCATCAGTTTTTGGTCAGCAGCCTCTTTTGGAGGTTCTGAATCTGCTTCTACTCAAACAGTATCATTTGGTGCCACCCAGCCATCACAACTAG
- the LOC100800271 gene encoding putative lysine-specific demethylase JMJ16 isoform X2, whose protein sequence is MMGTELMRICVKEDNDDFPSVPPGFESYTSFSLKKVENNEKQDDKNMTSCSASTSASESPSTQAENDVQVGDTAKVPRSLRRRPWINYGQYENISDEDPDCERHDQNFSSRPCLPRGVIRGCPDCSNCQKVVARWRPEDARKPNIEDAPVFYPTEEEFQDTLKYISSIRSKAEPYGICRIVPPSSWKPPCPLKEKSIWEGSKFSTRVQRIDKLQNRDSMRKMSKIQTNMKRKRRRCTRMGVDNSTRTGPNAGFCEVERFGFEPGPEFTLETFQRYAEDFQLKYFRKNENVSHLGANTTILNGTSEPSVENIEGEYWRMVESPTEEIEVLYGADLETGIFGSGFPSKSSQVGSASHEQYIKSGWNLNNFARLPGSLLSYESSDISGVLVPWLYVGMCFSSFCWHVEDHHLYSLNYLHWGAPKMWYGVPGKDACKLEEAMRKHLPELFEEQPDLLHKLVTQLSPSILKSKGVPVYRCIQNPGDFVLTFPRAYHSGFNCGFNCAEAVNVAPVDWLPHGHIAIELYQEQGRKTSISHDKLLLGAAREAVQAQWELDLLKKNTLDNLRWKDVCGKDGLLAKALKMRVEMERARREFLCSPSQALKMESTFDATNERECNICFFDLHLSAAGCRCSPDRYACLDHAKQFCSCSWDSKFFLFRYDISELNILVEALEGKLSAIYRWAKSDLGLALSSFVSASKETIHKELKSYSSNLSHSSRATVHKEMALHPLNKYIDNSQLIDVPTENQANSKDQSYFQQRKSVESISSLRSMKELLTFKSSQPTSEAANHKICVNKEESVICRSNMRTPGWQLSQDDTSYALSVPLAQHGGEKSSLNRHNNSIILLSDDEDDEKMSGSNRRKELSSMLTCPRDKTSPCNDIENTKLTISVSDSAVIGEKDAITLPRENMSSDSTRLLHVKQECHEHTGTVLASTPVDLSCHMGLTSTESIRNIPAPSKVEASDYCLESLEVCPLNPQLSGIKVKTEDNHENLGGCATSNVADNARAVNGNISCAPNNYRQKGPRIAKVVRRINCNVEPLEFGVVLSGKSWCSSQAIFPKGFRSRVRYINVLDPSSMCYYISEIVDAGRGWPLFMVSLENCASEVFIHMSAARCWELIREKVNQEIAKQHKLGRKGLPPLQPPGSLDGFEMFGFSSPAIVQGQISQSSQTNVNGGNGQGVLLNKHMPVEVVAVLRSLFKKSNAEELNLLYSILSNNRPEADRNLVAQLLNEEIHKSQPP, encoded by the exons aGATGATAAAAATATGACCAGTTGTTCGGCCTCTACTAGTGCTTCTGAATCACCATCAACTCAGGCGGAAAATGATGTTCAAGTTGGTGATACTGCAAAGGTTCCTAGATCCCTTCGACGAAGACCATGGATTAATTATGGACAATATGAGAACATTTCAGATGAAGACCCTGACTGTGAGCGGCATGATCAA AATTTCTCCTCAAGACCTTGTCTTCCTCGAGGAGTCATCCGTGGATGTCCAGATTGCAGTAATTGCCAAAAG GTTGTTGCCAGGTGGCGACCAGAAGATGCTCGTAAGCCAAATATTGAGGATGCTCCTGTTTTCTACCCTACTGAAGAG GAGTTTCAAGATactttgaaatatatatcaagCATTCGCTCCAAGGCTGAGCCATATGGAATTTGTCGCATTGTTCCGCCATCTTCTTGGAAACCCCCTTGTCCTCTCAAGGAAAAAAGTATATGGGAGGGTTCTAAATTTTCTACCCGTGTTCAGAGGATTGACAAACTTCAGAATCGTGATTCAATGAGAAAGATGTCAAAGATTCAAACTAATATGAAGAGGAAAAGGAGAAGATGCACAAGGATGGGGGTGGATAATAGCACTAGAACAGGACCTAATGCAGGATTTTGTGAAGTTGAAAGGTTTGGGTTTGAACCTGGTCCAGAATTTACCCTGGAAACATTTCAGAGATATGCAGAAGATTTTCAGCTCAAATACTTCAGAAAAAATGAGAATGTATCTCATTTGGGTGCTAATACAACAATTTTAAATGGTACCTCAGAGCCTTCCGTAGAGAACATTGAAGGTGAATATTGGCGGATGGTCGAGAGTCCTACTGAAGAAATTGAG GTGCTTTATGGAGCTGATCTGGAAACTGGGATTTTTGGGAGTGGTTTCCCTAGCAAATCTAGTCAAGTAGGTTCTGCTTCACATGAACAGTACATAAAATCTGGCTGGAATTTAAATAACTTTGCAAGGCTACCTGGCTCTCTGCTCTCTTATGAAAGCAGTGATATATCTGGTGTTCTAGTGCCATGGTTGTATGTAGGAATGTGCTTTTCCTCCTTTTGTTGG CATGTGGAAGATCATCATTTATATTCATTGAATTACTTGCATTGGGGAGCTCCAAAAATGTGGTATGGTGTCCCTGGAAAAGATGCCTGCAAATTGGAAGAGGCCATGCGAAAGCATTTACCAGAGCTTTTTGAAGAACAGCCTGACTTGCTTCATAAGCTG GTCACTCAGCTTTCTCCATCTATCCTTAAGTCTAAAGGAGTACCAGTTTATAGGTGTATCCAAAACCCTGGGGACTTTGTTCTGACATTTCCTAGAGCCTACCACTCTGGGTTCAACTGCGGCTTCAACTGTGCTGAGGCTGTTAATGTAGCTCCTGTTGACTGGCTGCCCCATGGGCATATTGCTATAGAGCTGTACCAGGAGCAGGGGCGCAAGACTTCTATATCACATGATAAGCTGTTGCTTGGGGCTGCAAGGGAAGCAGTACAAGCCCAATGGGAGCTTGATTTGCTGAAGAAGAATACTTTGGATAATCTACGATGGAAGGATGTCTGTGGAAAGGATGGCCTTTTGGCAAAAGCACTCAAG ATGCGTGTCGAGATGGAGCGAGCAAGAAGGGAATTTCTCTGCAGTCCTTCACAGGCATTAAAAATGGAGAGTACTTTTGATGCTACAAATGAAAGGGAGTGCAACATTTGCTTTTTTGATTTACACCTATCTGCTGCTGGTTGTCGCTGTTCCCCAGATAGATATGCTTGCTTGGATCATGCAAAGCAGTTTTGTTCATGCTCTTGGGATTCCAAATTTTTCCTCTTTCGGTATGATATTAGTGAACTAAATATTCTTGTGGAGGCATTGGAAGGAAAATTAAGTGCAATATACAGATGGGCAAAATCAGATCTTGGGCTGGCGTTATCTTCTTTTGTGTCAGCAAGCAAGGAAACAATACATAAGGAATTGAAATCGTATTCATCCAATTTATCTCATTCTTCCAGGGCCACTGTGCATAAAGAGATGGCTTTGCatccattaaataaatatattgacaaTTCTCAATTGATTGATGTCCCTACAGAGAATCAAGCAAATAGCAAAGATCAGAGCTATTTTCAACAGAGGAAATCGGTTGAATCTATTTCATCTTTGAGATCCATGAAGGAATTGCTAACATTTAAAAGCTCACAACCTACATCTGAGGCGGCTAATCATAAGATCTGTGTTAATAAAGAAGAATCGGTTATATGCAGATCAAATATGAGAACCCCTGGTTGGCAATTGTCTCAAGATGATACATCATATGCTTTATCCGTGCCTCTAGCTCAACATGGAGGTGAAAAAAGTTCACTTAACAGACATAATAACAGTATTATACTTCTTAGTGACGATGAAGATGATGAAAAGATGTCCGGTTCAAATAGAAGGAAGGAACTTTCTTCGATGCTTACATGTCCTAGAGATAAGACAAGTCCATGTAATGATATAGAAAATACAAAGTTGACCATTTCTGTGTCAGATTCTGCTGTGATAGGTGAAAAGGATGCTATTACATTGCCCCGTGAAAATATGAGTTCTGATTCAACTCGACTTTTGCATGTGAAacaagaatgtcatgaacacaCTGGAACAGTTCTAGCCTCTACCCCTGTAGATCTTTCTTGTCATATGGGTCTTACAAGTACAGAATCTATTAGAAATATTCCAGCTCCTTCAAAAGTAGAGGCCAGTGATTATTGTTTGGAAAGTTTGGAGGTTTGTCCTCTGAACCCACAACTTTCTGGCATTAAGGTTAAGACTGAAGATAATCATGAAAACCTTGGAGGATGTGCCACTTCTAATGTAGCAGACAATGCAAGAGCTGTTAATGGGAACATTTCTTGTGCTCCAAACAATTACCGTCAGAAAGGTCCTCGGATTGCAAAGGTTGTCCGGCGCATCAACTGCAATGTTGAACCATTAGAATTTGGAGTAGTGCTTTCTGGAAAGTCTTGGTGCAGTAGTCAGGCTATATTTCCAAAGG GATTTAGAAGCCGTGTTAGATACATAAATGTCTTAGATCCATCCAGTATGTGTTACTATATTTCAGAAATAGTTGATGCTGGACGTGGTTGGCCTCTATTTATG GTTTCCTTGGAAAATTGTGCAAGTGAGGTCTTCATTCATATGTCAGCTGCAAGATGCTGGGAACTGATCAGAGAGAAAGTGAATCAAGAAATTGCAAAGCAACATAAGCTGGGAAGAAAGGGTCTTCCTCCTTTACAGCCTCCTGGCAGCCTTGATGGCTTTGAAATGTTTGGGTTTTCTTCACCAGCAATAGTGCAG GGACAGATTTCTCAATCAAGCCAAACCAATGTCAATGGTGGAAATGGTCAAGGGGTTCTCTTGAATAAGCACATGCCCGTTGAAGTTGTTGCAGTGCTAAGGAGCCTATTTAAAAAGTCTAATGCAGAAGAATTGAACTTATTGTACAGCATTCTTAGTAACAATAGGCCAGAGGCTGACAGGAACCTAGTTGCGCAACTTCTCAATGAAGAGATTCACAAATCACAACCGCCCTAG
- the LOC100800271 gene encoding putative lysine-specific demethylase JMJ16 isoform X1: MMGTELMRICVKEDNDDFPSVPPGFESYTSFSLKKVENNEKQDDKNMTSCSASTSASESPSTQAENDVQVGDTAKVPRSLRRRPWINYGQYENISDEDPDCERHDQNFSSRPCLPRGVIRGCPDCSNCQKVVARWRPEDARKPNIEDAPVFYPTEEEFQDTLKYISSIRSKAEPYGICRIVPPSSWKPPCPLKEKSIWEGSKFSTRVQRIDKLQNRDSMRKMSKIQTNMKRKRRRCTRMGVDNSTRTGPNAGFCEVERFGFEPGPEFTLETFQRYAEDFQLKYFRKNENVSHLGANTTILNGTSEPSVENIEGEYWRMVESPTEEIEVLYGADLETGIFGSGFPSKSSQVGSASHEQYIKSGWNLNNFARLPGSLLSYESSDISGVLVPWLYVGMCFSSFCWHVEDHHLYSLNYLHWGAPKMWYGVPGKDACKLEEAMRKHLPELFEEQPDLLHKLVTQLSPSILKSKGVPVYRCIQNPGDFVLTFPRAYHSGFNCGFNCAEAVNVAPVDWLPHGHIAIELYQEQGRKTSISHDKLLLGAAREAVQAQWELDLLKKNTLDNLRWKDVCGKDGLLAKALKMRVEMERARREFLCSPSQALKMESTFDATNERECNICFFDLHLSAAGCRCSPDRYACLDHAKQFCSCSWDSKFFLFRYDISELNILVEALEGKLSAIYRWAKSDLGLALSSFVSASKETIHKELKSYSSNLSHSSRATVHKEMALHPLNKYIDNSQLIDVPTENQANSKDQSYFQQRKSVESISSLRSMKELLTFKSSQPTSEAANHKICVNKEESVICRSNMRTPGWQLSQDDTSYALSVPLAQHGGEKSSLNRHNNSIILLSDDEDDEKMSGSNRRKELSSMLTCPRDKTSPCNDIENTKLTISVSDSAVIGEKDAITLPRENMSSDSTRLLHVKQECHEHTGTVLASTPVDLSCHMGLTSTESIRNIPAPSKVEASDYCLESLEVCPLNPQLSGIKVKTEDNHENLGGCATSNVADNARAVNGNISCAPNNYRQKGPRIAKVVRRINCNVEPLEFGVVLSGKSWCSSQAIFPKGFRSRVRYINVLDPSSMCYYISEIVDAGRGWPLFMVSLENCASEVFIHMSAARCWELIREKVNQEIAKQHKLGRKGLPPLQPPGSLDGFEMFGFSSPAIVQAIEALDRTRLCNEYWDSRPYSRPQGQISQSSQTNVNGGNGQGVLLNKHMPVEVVAVLRSLFKKSNAEELNLLYSILSNNRPEADRNLVAQLLNEEIHKSQPP; the protein is encoded by the exons aGATGATAAAAATATGACCAGTTGTTCGGCCTCTACTAGTGCTTCTGAATCACCATCAACTCAGGCGGAAAATGATGTTCAAGTTGGTGATACTGCAAAGGTTCCTAGATCCCTTCGACGAAGACCATGGATTAATTATGGACAATATGAGAACATTTCAGATGAAGACCCTGACTGTGAGCGGCATGATCAA AATTTCTCCTCAAGACCTTGTCTTCCTCGAGGAGTCATCCGTGGATGTCCAGATTGCAGTAATTGCCAAAAG GTTGTTGCCAGGTGGCGACCAGAAGATGCTCGTAAGCCAAATATTGAGGATGCTCCTGTTTTCTACCCTACTGAAGAG GAGTTTCAAGATactttgaaatatatatcaagCATTCGCTCCAAGGCTGAGCCATATGGAATTTGTCGCATTGTTCCGCCATCTTCTTGGAAACCCCCTTGTCCTCTCAAGGAAAAAAGTATATGGGAGGGTTCTAAATTTTCTACCCGTGTTCAGAGGATTGACAAACTTCAGAATCGTGATTCAATGAGAAAGATGTCAAAGATTCAAACTAATATGAAGAGGAAAAGGAGAAGATGCACAAGGATGGGGGTGGATAATAGCACTAGAACAGGACCTAATGCAGGATTTTGTGAAGTTGAAAGGTTTGGGTTTGAACCTGGTCCAGAATTTACCCTGGAAACATTTCAGAGATATGCAGAAGATTTTCAGCTCAAATACTTCAGAAAAAATGAGAATGTATCTCATTTGGGTGCTAATACAACAATTTTAAATGGTACCTCAGAGCCTTCCGTAGAGAACATTGAAGGTGAATATTGGCGGATGGTCGAGAGTCCTACTGAAGAAATTGAG GTGCTTTATGGAGCTGATCTGGAAACTGGGATTTTTGGGAGTGGTTTCCCTAGCAAATCTAGTCAAGTAGGTTCTGCTTCACATGAACAGTACATAAAATCTGGCTGGAATTTAAATAACTTTGCAAGGCTACCTGGCTCTCTGCTCTCTTATGAAAGCAGTGATATATCTGGTGTTCTAGTGCCATGGTTGTATGTAGGAATGTGCTTTTCCTCCTTTTGTTGG CATGTGGAAGATCATCATTTATATTCATTGAATTACTTGCATTGGGGAGCTCCAAAAATGTGGTATGGTGTCCCTGGAAAAGATGCCTGCAAATTGGAAGAGGCCATGCGAAAGCATTTACCAGAGCTTTTTGAAGAACAGCCTGACTTGCTTCATAAGCTG GTCACTCAGCTTTCTCCATCTATCCTTAAGTCTAAAGGAGTACCAGTTTATAGGTGTATCCAAAACCCTGGGGACTTTGTTCTGACATTTCCTAGAGCCTACCACTCTGGGTTCAACTGCGGCTTCAACTGTGCTGAGGCTGTTAATGTAGCTCCTGTTGACTGGCTGCCCCATGGGCATATTGCTATAGAGCTGTACCAGGAGCAGGGGCGCAAGACTTCTATATCACATGATAAGCTGTTGCTTGGGGCTGCAAGGGAAGCAGTACAAGCCCAATGGGAGCTTGATTTGCTGAAGAAGAATACTTTGGATAATCTACGATGGAAGGATGTCTGTGGAAAGGATGGCCTTTTGGCAAAAGCACTCAAG ATGCGTGTCGAGATGGAGCGAGCAAGAAGGGAATTTCTCTGCAGTCCTTCACAGGCATTAAAAATGGAGAGTACTTTTGATGCTACAAATGAAAGGGAGTGCAACATTTGCTTTTTTGATTTACACCTATCTGCTGCTGGTTGTCGCTGTTCCCCAGATAGATATGCTTGCTTGGATCATGCAAAGCAGTTTTGTTCATGCTCTTGGGATTCCAAATTTTTCCTCTTTCGGTATGATATTAGTGAACTAAATATTCTTGTGGAGGCATTGGAAGGAAAATTAAGTGCAATATACAGATGGGCAAAATCAGATCTTGGGCTGGCGTTATCTTCTTTTGTGTCAGCAAGCAAGGAAACAATACATAAGGAATTGAAATCGTATTCATCCAATTTATCTCATTCTTCCAGGGCCACTGTGCATAAAGAGATGGCTTTGCatccattaaataaatatattgacaaTTCTCAATTGATTGATGTCCCTACAGAGAATCAAGCAAATAGCAAAGATCAGAGCTATTTTCAACAGAGGAAATCGGTTGAATCTATTTCATCTTTGAGATCCATGAAGGAATTGCTAACATTTAAAAGCTCACAACCTACATCTGAGGCGGCTAATCATAAGATCTGTGTTAATAAAGAAGAATCGGTTATATGCAGATCAAATATGAGAACCCCTGGTTGGCAATTGTCTCAAGATGATACATCATATGCTTTATCCGTGCCTCTAGCTCAACATGGAGGTGAAAAAAGTTCACTTAACAGACATAATAACAGTATTATACTTCTTAGTGACGATGAAGATGATGAAAAGATGTCCGGTTCAAATAGAAGGAAGGAACTTTCTTCGATGCTTACATGTCCTAGAGATAAGACAAGTCCATGTAATGATATAGAAAATACAAAGTTGACCATTTCTGTGTCAGATTCTGCTGTGATAGGTGAAAAGGATGCTATTACATTGCCCCGTGAAAATATGAGTTCTGATTCAACTCGACTTTTGCATGTGAAacaagaatgtcatgaacacaCTGGAACAGTTCTAGCCTCTACCCCTGTAGATCTTTCTTGTCATATGGGTCTTACAAGTACAGAATCTATTAGAAATATTCCAGCTCCTTCAAAAGTAGAGGCCAGTGATTATTGTTTGGAAAGTTTGGAGGTTTGTCCTCTGAACCCACAACTTTCTGGCATTAAGGTTAAGACTGAAGATAATCATGAAAACCTTGGAGGATGTGCCACTTCTAATGTAGCAGACAATGCAAGAGCTGTTAATGGGAACATTTCTTGTGCTCCAAACAATTACCGTCAGAAAGGTCCTCGGATTGCAAAGGTTGTCCGGCGCATCAACTGCAATGTTGAACCATTAGAATTTGGAGTAGTGCTTTCTGGAAAGTCTTGGTGCAGTAGTCAGGCTATATTTCCAAAGG GATTTAGAAGCCGTGTTAGATACATAAATGTCTTAGATCCATCCAGTATGTGTTACTATATTTCAGAAATAGTTGATGCTGGACGTGGTTGGCCTCTATTTATG GTTTCCTTGGAAAATTGTGCAAGTGAGGTCTTCATTCATATGTCAGCTGCAAGATGCTGGGAACTGATCAGAGAGAAAGTGAATCAAGAAATTGCAAAGCAACATAAGCTGGGAAGAAAGGGTCTTCCTCCTTTACAGCCTCCTGGCAGCCTTGATGGCTTTGAAATGTTTGGGTTTTCTTCACCAGCAATAGTGCAG GCTATTGAGGCGCTGGATCGAACTAGATTATGTAATGAATATTGGGACTCACGGCCCTACTCTCGTCCTCAGGGACAGATTTCTCAATCAAGCCAAACCAATGTCAATGGTGGAAATGGTCAAGGGGTTCTCTTGAATAAGCACATGCCCGTTGAAGTTGTTGCAGTGCTAAGGAGCCTATTTAAAAAGTCTAATGCAGAAGAATTGAACTTATTGTACAGCATTCTTAGTAACAATAGGCCAGAGGCTGACAGGAACCTAGTTGCGCAACTTCTCAATGAAGAGATTCACAAATCACAACCGCCCTAG